The following is a genomic window from Citrifermentans bemidjiense Bem.
AGCGCCACAACCTGCTGCACCAGGTCCCGGTGCGCCCTGACGTGGGCCTCTTCCTCGGGATAGCCGCTCTTGCGGAAGGCCTCTTCCTCGGCGGCGAAGTGGCTGCCGGTGTATTCGATCAGGCGGTTCAAGACCGAGCCGATCGCTTCCTTGCTCCGCTTGTGCTGCATGGCCTGGTTCAGTTCGTTCACCATGGCGAAGAGCTTCTTGTGCTGATCGTCGAACGTGCCGATGTTGGTGGCGAAACTCTGGTCCCAGACCATGGCGTCGGAGAGCTGGAAGTGCGACACCAATTGGTGCAGTTCGTCCACCTGCTGGACCAGCTTGCCGGTGGCGGCCCTGGTGTCGCGGGCGCTTTCCACGTTGCTGTTGACCACGCTGGTAATCATCTGGATGTTGCTGGTGATCTCGTGGGTGGTAGCCGTCTGCTCCTCCGCCGCGGTGGCGATCTGGGAGAGCTGCATGGTCAGGTCGTTGATCATCTTGAGGATGCCGTTCAGCGCCTCGCCGGAGCGGCAGGTTTCGGCGGTTCCCTGGTTCACCTGCTCGACCCCTTCTCCCATGGAGCCGACGGCGGCTCTGGTCTCGGTCTGGATCGACTTGATCATGGCGTCGATCTCCTTGGTGGCGCGGGTGGTCCGCTCCGCCAGGGCGCGCACTTCGTCGGCGACGACGGCGAAGCCGCGGCCGGTCTCGCCGGCGCGGGCGGCCTCGATGGCCGCGTTCAGGGCCAAAAGGTTCGTCTGGTCGGCGATGTCCTCGATGGTCCCGGCTATGGCGCCGATCTGGTCGGAACGCTCGCCCAACCCTGCGACGGAACTGGAGGTGGCCATGACGCGCTGGGCGATGTTCTCCATGAGCCTTGCGCTGTTGCTGACGATCTCGGCGCCGGAGGTGGTCTCCTCGGTGGCCCTGTGGGCGTTCTCGGCGGCGTAGAGGCAGTTGCGCGCAATGTCGCCGGAGGTGGCGGACATTTCTTCACTGGCGGTAGCTATGGTGGAGGCCTGCAGCGCGACGTCCTCGGCCGCGGCAGCCATGGCGTCGTTCGTCGCGCTCACCAGGGCGACGGAATCGCGTACCAGATCGGTGACGGTGAAGAACTGGTGCATGGTCTTGTTCCAGTCGCCCATCATGGTGTTGAATGCGGACCCTATGCGTCCTATCTCGCCGTTGCCGGCGGCGGTCACCCGGTAGGAAAGGTTGCCCGCCGCGGCGCTTTCCAGCGCGATGGCCATTTCCTCCAGCGCCTTGGTTTCCCCACGTGACGACAGGCCGCAGGCTACGGCGCATAGGAGGATTATCACGGCGCCGACGGCGAACAGACCAACCCCGCTGCCGAAGGCAACGGCAGCGCCAATCGTGGCTGCGACAGCAATGAAGTTGATCGTTAAGACGCGAGAGAATAAGGACATACGATCTCCTGTAGATCTTGGCATTTAAGATTCACAGTCGTTTATCGTCTCGCGTAATTTAAAACTTGAGCAATTAGTGAAACTATATGGAGAAAACCGGAGAGGATTACGGATGGGAGGGGCAACCCGCCCCGCGACTGTCGAGGGCCGCGGGGCGTGCGCTGGAATCTTGGGCCGTTGCCGGCTGTTACCGGGAGCTGTCTACGTTGTGTGCGACCGTACTGCGGTTGGTCCCTGCTTGGCTGTCCTGTGGGCTTGTGCGGATTTCATTTGTATCCTGCTTCAGTTGGACCTGTTCCGAATGCTCGGCCTGCATCACCAATCCACAGGAGAGGATGATTGCAGCCATGACCAATTTACCGCGGTAATTCTTCATGCCGGCCTCCTTGTCGCCGAAAGGGCGGGGTCGCCGCCCACAGGCTAGATTGCCATATGAGGAATGAGATTGGGACAGTCTAATGTATATGATTATTAAGTCAAGCTTAATAATTTGGCCGGCACATCTTCCCTCTTTCGACGGAGCAAACCCGTAGCTATGCTCCCAGCGCAGGTCTGCATTTTTTGCTCCTGCAATGGACATGCTGCAACTTTCCATTACAATGAGCACTTGTCTTTTAATGATCTTGGCAAGGCGGGATGACACATGGGTTTCATAAGGCGGTGGGGAGCGTGGGTGCCGGTTTTGGTGCTGCTTTTTTGGGGCACCGCAGCGGCGCATGTGGAAGGGCCCCAGCCGCTTAGCTCCTTTTCCTCCGCCGGCGCCAATGCCCAACCGCTCGGGCTCACCGAGAGGCTGGGCGGCCGTATACCTCTCGATTTGACCTTCCGGGACGAGACGGGGCGCGAACGGCGCCTGTCGGAACTCATCACCGGGCCAACCATCATCCTTCCCGTCTATTATTCATGCACCAACGTTTGCAACTATATGCAGGAAGGTTTGGCCAGGGTGCTCCCGGAGATCAAGCTGGTCCCGGGAAAGGACTACCGGGTCCTGTCGTTGAGCTTCGACGAGCGCGAGACGCCGGAGCGGGCGGCACGCTCCAAGCGGATGTACGAGACGGTGATGCGCGGGAAATTCCCCGCCGGCAACTGGACCTTCCTGACCGGCGACGCGGCGAGCATCCACAAGCTCACCGATGCGGCCGGATTCCAGTTCCGGCGCCAGGGGAACGATTTCGTGCATCCAGTGGCGAGCTTCGTGGTGGCTGGCGACGGCATGATCGTCCGTTACCTCTACGGCACCCAATTCCTGGCCAAGGACGTCACCCTTGCCCTGATCGAGGCTCGCCAGGGGAGGGTCGGCGCCACCATCAGCAAGATGGTGAGTTACTGCTTCAGCTTCGATCCCAAGAGCAAAAGCTACGAATTCAACCTGTTGCGGGTGAGCGCCACGGTGATCATCGCCTGCGTGCTCGCATTCGCCGTCTTCCTCGTTTTCGGAGGCAAAAAACCGCCGGCGGGTAAAGGGCAGTAAAGGGAATAACAGCGACAAGATCACTGGCGCCTGTGACAGGGTGCCGGTTCGTTCGGAGGGAAAATGAGTCAAGATACGGCAATGGCGCAGGGCGGTTTCTGGCGGGATACCAGGAGGAGCGGGATAGGCTCCTGGATCTTCTCAACCGACCACAAGCGGATAGGGATGATGTACCTCTACTGCGTACTGAGCTTCTTCCTGGTCGGGGTCGTCCTCGGGTTCCTGATCCGGCTGGAGCTGATCGCGCCCGGCCCGACCATCGTCACCGCCCAGACCTACAACGCCCTCTTTACGGTGCACGGGGTGGTGATGATCTTTCTCTTCATCATCCCGGGGATACCGGCCTCCTTCGGCAACCTGGTGCTCCCCATCCAGTTGGGCGCCCGCGACGTCGCCTTTCCCAGGGTGAATCTTTTATCCTGGTGGCTCTACGCCATCGGCGCCGTCATCGTGCTGGTTTCCCTCTTCACAGGCGGAGGCGCGCCCGACACCGGGTGGACCTTCTACGTCCCCTTCAGCGCCAGGACCAGCACCAACGTCTCCCTGGCTGTCTTCGGCGTATTCGTCCTCGGCTTTTCCTCCATCCTCACCGGGATCAACTTCATCACCACCATCCACCGCATGCGCGCACCGGGGATGACCTGGACCCGGATCCCGCTATTCACCTGGAGCCTATACGCGACAGCCTGGGTGCAGGTGCTCGCCACCCCGATCATCGCCATCACGCTCCTATTGGTGGTGACCGAGCGGATCCTGGGCCTCGGGCTTTTCGACCCCAACCGCGGCGGGGACCCGGTAATGTACCAGCACATGTTCTGGATCTACTCGCACCCCGCCGTGTACATCATGATCCTGCCGGGCATGGGGGTGATCTCGGACATCATCCCGGTCTTCTCCAGAAAGCCCATCTTCGGCTACAAGATGATCGCCTTTTCCAGCCTCGCCATCGCCGCGGCCGGCTCCGCCGTCTGGGGGCACCACATGTACACCTCGGGGATGAGCGACCTGGGCGTACTAGTCTTCTCGTTCCTGACCTTCATCGTGGCGATCCCCTCGGCCATCAAGGTGTTCAACTGGGTCTCCACCATGTACAAGGGCTCCATCTCGCTTGAGGCCCCCATGCTCTTCGCGCTCTCCTTCATCCTGCTTTTCTCCATCGGCGGCTTGTCCGGGCTGATCCTCGGCGCCGCCGCCACCGACATCCACGTGCACGACACCCATTTCGTGGTCGGGCATTTCCGCTACGTCATGTTCGGCGGCACCGGTTTCGCCTTCTTCGCGGCGGCGCATTACTGGCTCCCCAAATACTACGGGCGCAGATATAAGGAAAAGCCCGCCATCGTCGGCTGGATCCTCATGTTCGTAGGCTTCAACGTCATGTACTTCACCATGCAGGTGCTGGGGATGGAGGGGATGCCCAGGCGTTATTACGACTACCTCCCGGAATTCACCCGGCTGAACGTCGTCGCCACCGTCGGGAGCTGGATCCTGGTGGCCGGAATCGTCATAGTGGTCTGGAACCTCTGGCGCGGCCTGTTCAGGGGCGAGCCGTTCACCGGCAACCCCTGGGGAGGCGCGACGCTTGAGTGGAGCATCGCGACGCCTCCTCCCACCGAAAATTTTGATGAGGACCCGGTGGTGACCCACGGGCCGTACGAGTTCAAGGGGGCAGGCATTCCATGAGTCATGCGGAAAAGGACAGTTTTGGTGCAAAGCTCGGCATGTGGTTGTTCCTGTTCACAGAGATGCTTCTCTTTGGCGGGGTCTTCATCCTCTACTCGGTCTACCTGACCCGGTACCCGAAGGAGTTCGGCCTGGGGGGGCACCAGCTGGACCTGGTCTTTGGCGCGACCAACACGGTGGTGCTTCTGACCAGCTCACTCTTCGCCGCCATGTCGGTCACCGCCATCAAGCGGGGGGCGAAGCAGCTCACCTTGGGGCTTCTCTCCGGCACCATCGGCTGCGCGCTCATCTTCTTGTTCATCAAGTACCTGGAGTGGAGCGCCAAATTCCATCACGGCATCTATCCGAACTCCCCCAAGCTGATCGCGGGGCCGCCGGGAGAATCGATCTTCTTCAGCCTGTACTACCTCACCACCGGGCTGCACGGGATCCATGTCATCATCGGCGGGATCCTGATGACCTGGACAGCAGTCATGGTGCAAAAGGGAATGCTCAACAGCGCTGACAACGTCACCCTGGAAAACGTGACACTGTACTGGCATCTGGTTGACTTGGTCTGGATCTTCATCTTCCCGCTCTACTACTTGATTCTTTAGAAACAGATAAAGATTGAGATTGAGACAAACCTAAAAGCAACAGCGTAAAACGGAAGCAGTAATACTGGGTTTACTTAATCTTAATCTCAATCTTAATCTAGATTTTGGGAGACAACGTGGAACATACGGAACATATCCTGAGTTACGGGAAGCTGACAGCGGTCTGGGTGGCGCTGCTGGTCCTTACCGCCGCCACTATCATGGTCACACGGTTCGAGCTGGGGGTCTGGAAGGTCTGGGCGGCGCTCGCCATCGCCAGCGTCAAGTCCGGCCTGGTGATCGCCTTCTTCATGCACATGAAGTACGAGCCGCGGCTATTCCGCATCATCCTGTTCGTGGCCCTCTTCACCCTGGCCGGATTCATCGGGGGCACCTTTTTCGACGTACTCTACCGTTAGAGGGGCATCGTGGAAAATCAGCTAATTACATCGACGCAACAAGCCGTAGACCCGGTATTCACCTTCCTCTTTGGCGCCTGCCTGGTGCTGCTTTTGGGGATCACCGCGACCATGGTTTATTTCGTGGTCCGCTACCGCCGCTCCAAGAACCCGGAGCCGACCTCGCAGGTCTCGGGGAGTCCGCTTCTGGAGGTGGTCTGGACCGTCCTCCCCACCATCCTGGTGATGGGGATGTTCTACTACGGCTGGACTAGCTATCTGTCGCTCAGGACGGTGCCGAAAAACGCGATGCAGGTTAAGGCCGAGGCGAGGATGTGGTCCTGGAACTTCGTCTACGACAACGGCAAGCAAAGCGGCAAGCTCTACGTCCCGGTAGGGAGGGCGGTACAGGTGAACCTTGAGTCGAAGGACGTGGTGCACGGCTTCTACGTCCCCGCCTTCAAGATCAAGCGGGACGTGGTCCCGGGTATGAAGAACCACGTCTGGTTCGTGGCGACGAGCCCAGGCACCTACGACCTCTTCTGTTCGCAGTACTGCGGCACCGGCCACTCCGCCATGATCACCACGGTCGAAGCCCTCCCCCCGGCGCAGTTTGCCGCCTGGCTGCAGCAGACAGCCGCAGGGGGCGCGGCTCAGGGACAGGCGCTTTTGGAAAAATACGGCTGCCTCGGCTGCCACTCGCTGGACGGTACCAGGAAAGTCGGGCCCACCTTCAAGGGGCTCTACGGAAGCCAGGTCAAGGTCGAAAGGGAAAAGAAAGAGGAAACGGTCACAGCTGATGACGTCTACCTGCGCGAATCCATACTCAATCCCGCGGCCGCCATCGTGGACGACTACCCCGCGGTGATGCCCCCCTCCACCATGCCTGAGGCGGATTTGAAGGCGGTGATCGAGTACCTGAAGGGGTTGAAGTGAGAATACTGGCGCGACTTTTTCGGCTGCCGCTAGCGCTCATGAACGGGGCCGCTGCGGCGGCGGGTTACCTGCTCTTCCCCTCTCCGGCCCAGCGCCCTACCCTCTTGGCCGTCTTCCTGGGTGTGGCGCTTTTGGCCGCGGCAGGCTCCGCGCTGAACCAGGTCATGGAGCGGGACCTCGATGCGCTTATGCGGCGCACCTGCGACCGCCCTCTTCCCACCGGAAAACTCACACCGGCCGCCGCCCTCCTGGCGGGACTCGCTGCGCTTTCGGCAGGCGCCGCCCTTCTTTCCCTCGTGGCCGGTACGGTTCCGGCCGCCGTCTCTCTTTTCACCCTCCTCTGGTACCTGGCGCTGTACACCCCCCTGAAGCGGGTCAGTTCGCTGGCGCTTCTGGTCGGAGGGTTGTGCGGGTGCGGCGCGCCGCTGGTCGGGTGGAGCGCCGCCGGCGGGGGAATCGGGGAGTTTCCGGTCATCCTGCTGGCCGGGGTCATTTACCTCTGGCAGGTGCCGCATTTCTGGCAGTTGCAGCGAAAACATGCCGACGACTATCGGCGCGCAGGTTTCCCCGTCTTCACGCCTCCCGCCGGCGCCGACGGTTGCGCGCCGCTTTGCCGGCTCTGGATGGCGGCCATGGTCGCCGGGACCTTGATGCTTCCGCTCTTCGGCGTCGTCCGGGCCACGCCCCTTATCTGCACCATACTGCTGCCGGTACCCCTCCTGTTCTGGTCCAGGAAGCGTTGGGAACCCTTCGCCGGTTTGGTGCTTCATTGCTACCCGCTACTGGTCACCCTTGCTATATTCGGTGCTAAATGACAGGAGGAGCCTTAAGATGGCCGACAAGATAAAATGCGAGACCCCGCTGAAACACAAGGATCACATGTGCAAGCTGAAAAAAGACGGCAGGACCGAGGAACTGGAGAAGTTCCAGGAAAACCCCATCGTCTTCTGCAACAAGTGCAAGATGCAGGCGAACGACCCCTGCCGGCTCTGTAACCCCAGGACGATCAAGGGCGCGCACAACTAACTTAATCTCGTTCCCAAGGTCCACCTTGGGAACGCAGGGCCCTGCCGAAGCTCCAGCTTTCCCGGATGCAAAGCTGGAGCTTTGCGCCGCATTGGGTTCCCAAGCTGGAGATTGGGAACCAGGGACTAAAAAAGCCCCCTCTTTTTCCCATCGGTTTCCGGGAGGAGGGGGCTTTCTGTTCGGCTCGGTAGACACCCGCTGAGGTCAGCCGATGACCCCCACGGACTTCCCGATCCGGGTGAAGATGTCCAGCCCAAGGTCGAGATCTTCACGGGAGTGGGAGGCGCTGATCATGACCCTGATGCGCGCCTTCCCTTGCGGGACGGTCGGGTAGCCGATCGGCATGGCGAAGATTCCGGGGTCGGAATCGAAGAGCATGCGCGAAAAATTTTGGGCGAGCGTCGCGTCCCCGATCATCACCGGCGTGATTGGAGTGACGCTGGCGCCGATGTCGAACCCAGCTCCCCGCATCCCCTCCTTGAAGTAGCGCGTGTTTTCCCAGAGCCGCTCTACCAGCTCGGTCCCCTCCTCCAACAGGTCGACCGCAGCGAGGCACGCCGCCGTGTCGGCGGCGGTTACCGCGCTCGAAAAGAGGAAAGGGCGCGCCTTCTGCCGGATCCACTCGATGACCGTGCTGCTCCCGGCAATGACCCCGCCCATGACGCCGAAGGCCTTGGAGAGGGTCCCTATCTCCAGGTCGAACTTCCCGTTCAGCTGGAAGTGGTCCACGATGCCGCGCCCGCCGCGCCCAAGGACCCCCTCGCCGTGGGCGTCGTCCACCATGGTGATGATGCCGTGGCGCTCGCAGAGCTCGAAGAGCCGGTCCAAGGGGGCTATGTCGCCGTCCATGGAAAAGACCCCGTCGGTGATCAAAAGGGCCCGCCGGTACTCCCCCAGGTTCTCCTTGATGGCACGTTCGCAATCCTCTACGTCGCAGTGCTCGTACACCACGACCCGGGCGGAGGAAAGCCTGCAGCCGTCGATGATGCTGGCGTGGTTCAGCCGGTCGGTGAAGATGACGTCCCCCTTCCCCACCATGGAGGGGATGGCCGCCTGGTTGGCGCAAAACCCGGACTGGACGTAGAGGGCGTCCTCGACCCCCTTGAAGGCGGCCAGCCGCTCCTCCAGCAACCGGTGCAACTCCAGGGTCCCGGCGATGCTTCTGACCGCCGCCGGCCCCACTCCCCAGATCTGTACCGCGGCCCGGGCCGCCTCCTTGAGCCGCGGGTGGTTGGCGAGCCCCAGGTAGTTGTTGGTGCAGAAATTGAGCACCTTCTTGCCGTCGACCACCATCCAGGGGCCGCAGGCCGAACCGATGGTGCGGATATGCGTCTTCAGCCCCTGCTGTTTCAGGGCCTCCATTTCCTCATTGATCCACTCGAACTTCTCGGACATCCTTTGCCTCCTGGCGTGATTTTCACTCCTCGACCCAGTTGAGCATCACCTTCCCGGCGTTGCCGGTGCTCATCACCCGGAACGCCTCTTCGAACTCCGTGTAGTGCATCCGGTGCGTGATGACCGGCGTGAGATCCAGCCCGATCTTGATCAGGGACTGCATCAGGTACCAGGTCTCGTACATCTCCCGGCCGTAGATCCCTTTGATGGTCAGCATGTTGAAGATCACCTGGTTCCAATCGACGGCGAGATCCCCCGAGGGAAGCCCCAGCATGGCGATCTTGCCGCCGTGGCACATGTTGGCCAGCATCTCCTTGAAGGCGTCGCCGTTTCCGGACATCTCCAGCCCCACGTCGAATCCCTCCTTCATCCCCAACTGCTGCCGCACCTGTGCCAAGGTCCCTTCCCTGACGTTGAGGGCCACCGTCGCCCCCATCTTCTTCGCCAAGTCGAGACGGTACTGGTTCAGGTCCGTTACCACGATGTAGCGCGCCCCGGCATGGCGGGCAATGGCCGTCGCCATGATGCCGATGGGGCCGGCGCCGGTGATGAGCACGTCCTCCCCCAGGATGGGAAAGGCCAGGGTGGTGTGGGTCGCGTTGCCGAAGGGATCGAAGATCCCGAGGATTTCCATGGGTATGGTGGGGTCGGCGTGCCAGACGTTGGTGACCGGGATGCAGATGTACTCGGCGAAAGCGCCAGCGCGGTTGACCCCTACCCCGTTGGTGTCCTTGCAGAGGTGGCGCCTGCCGGCCAGGCAGTTGCGGCATCTGCCGCAGACGATGTGCCCCTCGCCGGAGACGATGTCCCCGATGTTCAGGTCGGCGACGTTGCTGCCCATGGCGGCCACCCGCCCCACGAATTCGTGGCCTACCACCATGGGGACCGGAATGGTTTTACGGGCCCAGTCGTTCCAGTCCCAGATGTGCAGATCGGTGCCGCAGACCGCGGTCTTGTGGACCTTGATCAGCACGTCGTTGATCCCTACCTCCGGGACCGGGACTTCGTCGAGCCACAGCCCGGGCTTAGGGTATTTTTTAACCAGCGCCTGCATGGTCTTCTGCATGTCCTGCTCCTCTAATGTGGGTGACGTAACTTTACGTTAATGTTATCAGGGGAACGGGTCATGTAAAGGAAGGAAACGCCGCAAGGCAAGGATGGGTGCGGCATTGCGGATGTGCTATGATAACGGTATCCACTGCAAAAATAAAGGAGATTCCAATGAGCGAGCATAAAGAGTGTCCGAAGCCGGCAGAGCATAAGGCGCACATGTGCCAGTTGAAGCGCGAGGGGAGGATCGAGGAGATCGATCTGCATTCGTCAAAACCGAAGTTCATCTGCAACAGGTGCCAGGCGAAGGCCGACGAGGAAGGTTACCTCTGCACCCCCCGGCCGCTGTAACTGATAAGGGGGACAACTGATAAGGGGGACAGGCTACTTTTTTATTGGAAAAAGTAGCCTGTCCCCTTTTCCGTCCGTATTGCGCATTTCGTTGTCAATTGTTCATTGTCAACTGCCGTTAAGTGCTGTTAAGTTGACTCCTTGCATCATTAATAACTAAAGGAATTGTCCGGTTTACCGATAATTCGAGAACCAGCCTCAAAAGGTCCGCACACTTTCCAGGATAGGTTCCTGAGGTAGAAATGCTTGCTGTTCCCCGTAAAATCAGCGCGGCTTTGATCTTCCTGCTGGTGTTGTTTGGGCTGCTTTTTATCGGCGACTCGCAGCTGCAGGCGGCTTCCAGGCCGCACGTCCTGGTGCTCAATTCCTACAATGACGGTTATGAATGGTCCGACGACGAGATGCGCGGGTTGCGGGAGACCCTGACCCGCAGGCTCCCCCAAATGGAGTTCTTGATCGAGCACCTCGACACCAAGAAATTCCCCGCCAAAAAGCACTTCCCCCAGCTGGCCGACCTCCTTGCGGCGAAATACAGCGCCAGCCGTTTCCAGGTGGTGATCGCGATGGACAACGCGGCTTTCGAGTTCGCCCTGCGCTACCGTGACCGCCTCTTCCCGGGGACGCCGCTGGTTTTTTGCGGCATCAACGACTACAACCCGCGGATGATAGCGGGTCGCAAGAACCTGACTGGCGTCGCCGAACACCATGACATGGTCGGCACGCTGGAGACGGCGCTCTCCCTGCATCCCGGAACCCGGCAGGTGATGGTGGTCCACGACTATACCGACACCGGGCTCGCCATGGCGCATGAACTTTCCCAACACCATGTGCAGTTCCCGGGGGTCCGTCTACGCTTCCTCCCGAACCTCCCGCTCGAGATCGCGGTGCAGCAGTTGAAAGCGCTGCGTCCGGACACCCTTGTGCTGCTCCTTTCCTACTCGGTGGAGAAAGGGGGACGCTCCTTCACCCAAGGCCAGGTAGCCCAAATGGTGTCATCCGCAAGCCCCGTCCCCGTTTATGCCGTGCACGCCGCCCAGCTGGGAAAAGGCGTGGTCGGCGGGCGCATGATGGAGGGGGAGACCCAGGGGAGAAAAGCTGCGGAACTGGCGCTCAGGATCATCGCCGGCGAGAAGGCGCAGAGTATCGCCGTCGTAGACCAGAACCTCTCCGAGGCCATGTTCGACGATGCGGTGATGCGCAGGTTCGGCATAGACCGGGGGAAGATTCCCGCCGGGTCCCGGGCCATCAACAAGCCGGTCGCGGTGTATGCGGTGAACAAGACCGTCTTCTGGCTGGCGCTGGCCGTAGCGGTACTGATGCTGACGGGCCTTTTGACCCTCTACCTGAATAACGAACGGCGCAAGCGGCTGGAAAAAGTGCTGCAGATGTCCGAGGCGAGGTTCCGGCAGCTTTTCGACAACACCGTCGACGCCATCTATATCCACGACTTCGGCTTCAAGATACTGGAGGCGAACCAGTCGGCCTGCGACAAAATGGGGTACAGCCACGAAGAGCTGCTGCACGTAAGCCTTTATGAGATCAATCACCCAAGCCAGAGGGAGAAACTGCCGAAACGGCTTGCCGCTGCGCAAAGGGACGGGCGGGCCCTGTACGAATCGATGCACCAGACCAGGGCGGGGGAGCCGGTCCCGATCGAGGTCTCCAGCCGGGTGATCGAATTCGGCGAGCAACCGGCCATCTTGAGCGTGGTGCGTGACATCTCCCGGCGCAAGCGCATCGAGCGGCGGGAGAACGCGCGGCTGAAAATACTGGAGCAGATGGCCACAGGCTCCAACCTCGAAGAGCTTTTGGGGGACATAGTCCGCTTCGTGGAGCAGGAAAGTCCCGGCGCGCTCTGCTCCGTGCTACTCGTGGACGACTCGGGCACCCACCTGGTCCATGGCGCCGCGCCGGGCCTTCCCGACTTCTACAACCAGGCCGTGAACGGCCTCAGGATCGAACAGGGCATGGGCTCTTGCGGCACCGCCGCCTTCACCAAACAGCGCGTGGTGGTCGAGGACATCGAGACCCATCCTTACTGGACGAATTTCAGGCTGGCGCTGGACGCCGGCCTGCGCGCCTGCTGGTCCGAGCCGGTCCTCTCTCGCGAGGCGGAGGTTTTAGGGACCTTCGCCGTCTATTACCGGAGCTGCCGCAGCCCCAGGGAGGAGGAACTTGCCCTGATCGAATCGGCGGCCCACATGGCAAGCATCGCCATCGGCAAGATGCGCAGCGAGGAGAGCCGCCAAAAGCTAGAGGAGCAGATGCGCCAGATGCAGAAGATCGAGGCGATCGGGCAGCTGGCGGGGGGGCTTGCGCACGACTTCAACAACCTGCTCACGCCCATCTTCGTCTATGCCGACATCGCCAAGCGGAGCTTTGCCCACGACGACCCCAACTGGAAGAAGCTCGACGGCATCCTCGTCTCGGCCCACAAGGCGGCGGACCTCACCAAGAAGCTCCTCTCCTTCGG
Proteins encoded in this region:
- a CDS encoding glycine C-acetyltransferase — its product is MSEKFEWINEEMEALKQQGLKTHIRTIGSACGPWMVVDGKKVLNFCTNNYLGLANHPRLKEAARAAVQIWGVGPAAVRSIAGTLELHRLLEERLAAFKGVEDALYVQSGFCANQAAIPSMVGKGDVIFTDRLNHASIIDGCRLSSARVVVYEHCDVEDCERAIKENLGEYRRALLITDGVFSMDGDIAPLDRLFELCERHGIITMVDDAHGEGVLGRGGRGIVDHFQLNGKFDLEIGTLSKAFGVMGGVIAGSSTVIEWIRQKARPFLFSSAVTAADTAACLAAVDLLEEGTELVERLWENTRYFKEGMRGAGFDIGASVTPITPVMIGDATLAQNFSRMLFDSDPGIFAMPIGYPTVPQGKARIRVMISASHSREDLDLGLDIFTRIGKSVGVIG
- a CDS encoding UbiA family prenyltransferase; translation: MNGAAAAAGYLLFPSPAQRPTLLAVFLGVALLAAAGSALNQVMERDLDALMRRTCDRPLPTGKLTPAAALLAGLAALSAGAALLSLVAGTVPAAVSLFTLLWYLALYTPLKRVSSLALLVGGLCGCGAPLVGWSAAGGGIGEFPVILLAGVIYLWQVPHFWQLQRKHADDYRRAGFPVFTPPAGADGCAPLCRLWMAAMVAGTLMLPLFGVVRATPLICTILLPVPLLFWSRKRWEPFAGLVLHCYPLLVTLAIFGAK
- the coxB gene encoding cytochrome c oxidase subunit II; protein product: MENQLITSTQQAVDPVFTFLFGACLVLLLGITATMVYFVVRYRRSKNPEPTSQVSGSPLLEVVWTVLPTILVMGMFYYGWTSYLSLRTVPKNAMQVKAEARMWSWNFVYDNGKQSGKLYVPVGRAVQVNLESKDVVHGFYVPAFKIKRDVVPGMKNHVWFVATSPGTYDLFCSQYCGTGHSAMITTVEALPPAQFAAWLQQTAAGGAAQGQALLEKYGCLGCHSLDGTRKVGPTFKGLYGSQVKVEREKKEETVTADDVYLRESILNPAAAIVDDYPAVMPPSTMPEADLKAVIEYLKGLK
- a CDS encoding cytochrome C oxidase subunit IV family protein, producing the protein MEHTEHILSYGKLTAVWVALLVLTAATIMVTRFELGVWKVWAALAIASVKSGLVIAFFMHMKYEPRLFRIILFVALFTLAGFIGGTFFDVLYR
- a CDS encoding bacteriohemerythrin, with protein sequence MSLFSRVLTINFIAVAATIGAAVAFGSGVGLFAVGAVIILLCAVACGLSSRGETKALEEMAIALESAAAGNLSYRVTAAGNGEIGRIGSAFNTMMGDWNKTMHQFFTVTDLVRDSVALVSATNDAMAAAAEDVALQASTIATASEEMSATSGDIARNCLYAAENAHRATEETTSGAEIVSNSARLMENIAQRVMATSSSVAGLGERSDQIGAIAGTIEDIADQTNLLALNAAIEAARAGETGRGFAVVADEVRALAERTTRATKEIDAMIKSIQTETRAAVGSMGEGVEQVNQGTAETCRSGEALNGILKMINDLTMQLSQIATAAEEQTATTHEITSNIQMITSVVNSNVESARDTRAATGKLVQQVDELHQLVSHFQLSDAMVWDQSFATNIGTFDDQHKKLFAMVNELNQAMQHKRSKEAIGSVLNRLIEYTGSHFAAEEEAFRKSGYPEEEAHVRAHRDLVQQVVALQQKFNAGETLLTHDVIEFLQNWLVKHIKGTDVRYTSHLTKAGVR
- a CDS encoding cytochrome c oxidase subunit 3 family protein; the protein is MSHAEKDSFGAKLGMWLFLFTEMLLFGGVFILYSVYLTRYPKEFGLGGHQLDLVFGATNTVVLLTSSLFAAMSVTAIKRGAKQLTLGLLSGTIGCALIFLFIKYLEWSAKFHHGIYPNSPKLIAGPPGESIFFSLYYLTTGLHGIHVIIGGILMTWTAVMVQKGMLNSADNVTLENVTLYWHLVDLVWIFIFPLYYLIL
- the ctaD gene encoding cytochrome c oxidase subunit I, producing the protein MSQDTAMAQGGFWRDTRRSGIGSWIFSTDHKRIGMMYLYCVLSFFLVGVVLGFLIRLELIAPGPTIVTAQTYNALFTVHGVVMIFLFIIPGIPASFGNLVLPIQLGARDVAFPRVNLLSWWLYAIGAVIVLVSLFTGGGAPDTGWTFYVPFSARTSTNVSLAVFGVFVLGFSSILTGINFITTIHRMRAPGMTWTRIPLFTWSLYATAWVQVLATPIIAITLLLVVTERILGLGLFDPNRGGDPVMYQHMFWIYSHPAVYIMILPGMGVISDIIPVFSRKPIFGYKMIAFSSLAIAAAGSAVWGHHMYTSGMSDLGVLVFSFLTFIVAIPSAIKVFNWVSTMYKGSISLEAPMLFALSFILLFSIGGLSGLILGAAATDIHVHDTHFVVGHFRYVMFGGTGFAFFAAAHYWLPKYYGRRYKEKPAIVGWILMFVGFNVMYFTMQVLGMEGMPRRYYDYLPEFTRLNVVATVGSWILVAGIVIVVWNLWRGLFRGEPFTGNPWGGATLEWSIATPPPTENFDEDPVVTHGPYEFKGAGIP
- a CDS encoding SCO family protein, with the protein product MPVLVLLFWGTAAAHVEGPQPLSSFSSAGANAQPLGLTERLGGRIPLDLTFRDETGRERRLSELITGPTIILPVYYSCTNVCNYMQEGLARVLPEIKLVPGKDYRVLSLSFDERETPERAARSKRMYETVMRGKFPAGNWTFLTGDAASIHKLTDAAGFQFRRQGNDFVHPVASFVVAGDGMIVRYLYGTQFLAKDVTLALIEARQGRVGATISKMVSYCFSFDPKSKSYEFNLLRVSATVIIACVLAFAVFLVFGGKKPPAGKGQ